In Actinomadura luzonensis, a single window of DNA contains:
- a CDS encoding tetratricopeptide repeat protein, with the protein MLAGRLAAVGRVGEAVAAAAEAVEIFAAAPPYEAAAARAEALYHLGSCLLLAGEPGEAVKPAQEAAARFRLLAEDDPGGPGAELVAAAHYNLACALAGAGRVKEAIEAYTVAASGDGKGIGDGKGIGDGKGSGDGKGGGDGGEGAGEELSDVLRAMPLPHPPEPARSSGPPGAARPGEPQVARPPDEPQVARPPDEPQVARPPDEPQVARPPDEPQVARRSGERQGASRPGRSARHAAMPLAAPVPGDAEAPADRPDATGPPAVAPGSPVRRPEAAAVPTAPEAPGSGTRALRGGPEAPGSGITPPRGGPGTPEGGPRTPEGGPRTAQGEPRTPEGGPGTPEGGPTAPRGGGAAGAAGGPRALGPFEGLGPGAVPELGGWLAVAATAAVKDVSPVDRDLAERLHLLAARLHHLGRTREAVAPAAEAVARLRGLAGEEPGLRLSLAEASGLLARLHAAGDDLDAAARSAAEAVRDLRALTALEPAEHRPALVRQLLDLGELLLLDDRPEEALGPLQEAMAVADGREAQARGRRLLGLCLDELGRAADARAHLELAAELYDVLGAEDPHHRRDLQEVRARLGRGQPPPARGGARHWLLALADPPSSAREGAAGEGAAGEAVRKAEQVLAECRTAVERGDGAPGPEVVHAYLSAQALLARAWTDAGRAADGLALAMQAAELLQRHAVPDRPQAVVVGQVAAALGRALVGLGRHKEAVPHLLTAIEAHGQAGASPASGKELAELLVLETVALSHSACPSDAEAAADRLVRLQAALVSEGIQPPAVLAGALRLQGGIRFGRGDAEGALTSANRAVDVLDTAGGGGAPMVRGACLELAGLCLAELHEDDAARARLAEGTALMAGLMAGLMAGPMAGHGQPPAGLAGTHLLALVRLARLRAREEGAAAGCVLYARILETRPLPQGDVLRSLVEDLARYVGDLADGADPAALVAPLEAFTGDLERQVPLTGEPELYDEYARCLSRLSAIAAQAGGSGEAAVRAARLAVRVQRGLAAGSPARRDRLGLALAALARLDRADLAAAEQAVIALDGDGRNGRESAAVLTLYAAELLERGRAVESLAHCEHAADLCDELDDPAVAAAAYGQLGAALAALDRPQAALEAITWSLAEVDRARERGQELPHVRAQALHVRGRALRAQGRTQEALTHLVEAVRLYTRLSRPAAAEAAATVADDLLAAGRAREAAEYAAIAAAGQREDTVKGALALQRLARCHLMLGELAEANALVERLIPLARRSPGDLTYRAVLADSLAQSAELLPLLRLDGGGEAEARAREAVATYDELLTSGMDAGALHTSRAGACLALAAALRLRGQAAEAVRPLREAVGALERFAPGDPPLSGLLARAMLMLGDALMEAERPLEAGLVFHRATQVTRDVPSRAVAHARLGFCQQELGRDDAADAALRVAAGLLAELLAPQTRPEGPARGRDEGPAERRDEGLVELLREVLRGRLRLLERAGGRRGEARQVEADLRALTRPAR; encoded by the coding sequence GTGCTGGCGGGGCGGCTGGCGGCGGTCGGGCGGGTGGGCGAGGCGGTCGCGGCCGCCGCGGAGGCGGTGGAGATCTTCGCCGCCGCTCCCCCGTACGAGGCGGCGGCCGCGCGGGCGGAGGCCCTGTACCACCTGGGCTCCTGCCTGCTGCTGGCGGGCGAGCCGGGCGAGGCGGTCAAGCCCGCGCAGGAGGCGGCGGCCCGGTTCCGGCTCCTCGCCGAGGACGACCCCGGCGGGCCTGGGGCGGAGCTGGTCGCGGCGGCGCACTACAACCTGGCGTGCGCGCTGGCGGGGGCCGGTCGGGTGAAGGAGGCGATCGAGGCGTACACGGTCGCGGCGTCCGGCGACGGGAAGGGAATCGGTGACGGGAAGGGAATCGGTGACGGGAAGGGGAGCGGCGACGGGAAGGGAGGCGGCGACGGCGGGGAGGGAGCCGGCGAGGAGCTGAGCGACGTCCTGCGGGCCATGCCCCTGCCGCACCCGCCAGAGCCCGCCCGCTCCAGCGGGCCGCCCGGAGCGGCGCGCCCCGGCGAACCGCAGGTCGCGCGGCCTCCCGACGAACCGCAAGTCGCGCGGCCTCCCGACGAACCGCAAGTCGCGCGGCCTCCCGACGAACCGCAAGTCGCGCGGCCTCCCGACGAACCGCAGGTCGCACGGCGCTCCGGCGAGCGGCAAGGGGCGTCGCGTCCCGGGCGCTCGGCCCGGCACGCCGCGATGCCGTTGGCGGCCCCCGTCCCGGGGGACGCGGAGGCTCCGGCCGACCGACCCGACGCGACCGGCCCACCGGCGGTGGCCCCCGGCTCCCCTGTGCGGCGGCCGGAAGCGGCGGCCGTGCCCACAGCACCGGAAGCTCCGGGCAGCGGGACGAGGGCCCTGAGGGGCGGCCCAGAGGCTCCGGGCAGCGGAATCACGCCGCCGAGGGGCGGGCCAGGGACACCGGAGGGCGGGCCACGGACACCGGAGGGCGGGCCACGGACGGCGCAGGGCGAGCCACGGACACCGGAAGGCGGGCCAGGGACGCCGGAGGGCGGGCCGACCGCGCCGCGCGGCGGCGGGGCGGCTGGGGCGGCGGGTGGGCCGCGGGCGCTGGGGCCGTTCGAGGGGCTGGGGCCCGGGGCGGTGCCGGAGCTGGGCGGATGGCTGGCGGTGGCGGCGACCGCCGCCGTCAAGGACGTCTCCCCCGTGGACCGCGACCTCGCCGAACGCCTCCACCTGCTCGCCGCCCGCCTGCACCACCTCGGCCGGACGCGGGAGGCCGTCGCGCCGGCGGCCGAGGCGGTGGCGCGGCTGCGCGGCCTGGCGGGTGAGGAGCCGGGGCTCAGGTTGTCGCTGGCCGAGGCGTCCGGGCTGCTGGCGCGGCTGCACGCGGCCGGCGACGACCTGGACGCCGCCGCCCGTTCGGCCGCCGAGGCGGTGCGCGACCTGCGGGCCCTGACCGCGCTCGAACCCGCCGAGCACCGCCCCGCCCTGGTGCGGCAGCTCCTCGACCTCGGCGAGCTGCTGCTCCTCGACGACCGCCCGGAGGAGGCGCTGGGCCCGTTGCAGGAGGCCATGGCGGTGGCGGACGGCCGCGAGGCGCAGGCGAGGGGCCGGCGGCTGCTCGGCCTCTGCCTGGACGAGCTGGGACGGGCGGCCGACGCGCGGGCGCACCTGGAGCTGGCGGCCGAGCTGTACGACGTGCTGGGCGCGGAGGACCCCCACCACCGGCGGGACCTTCAGGAGGTGCGGGCCAGGCTCGGGCGCGGGCAGCCGCCGCCGGCGCGGGGCGGCGCGCGGCACTGGCTGCTCGCCCTGGCCGACCCGCCCTCGTCCGCCCGCGAGGGCGCGGCCGGGGAGGGCGCGGCCGGGGAGGCGGTGCGCAAGGCCGAGCAGGTGCTGGCCGAGTGCCGGACGGCGGTCGAGCGCGGCGACGGCGCGCCAGGCCCGGAGGTGGTGCACGCCTACCTCTCGGCCCAGGCGCTGCTGGCCCGCGCCTGGACGGACGCCGGGCGGGCCGCGGACGGGCTCGCGCTCGCCATGCAGGCCGCCGAGCTGCTGCAACGGCACGCCGTACCGGACCGCCCGCAGGCGGTGGTGGTCGGGCAGGTGGCGGCGGCGCTCGGGCGCGCGCTGGTCGGGCTGGGCCGGCACAAGGAGGCCGTCCCGCACCTGCTGACGGCGATCGAGGCGCACGGGCAGGCGGGGGCGAGCCCGGCGTCGGGGAAGGAGCTGGCCGAGCTGCTGGTGCTGGAGACGGTCGCGTTGTCGCACTCGGCCTGCCCGTCGGACGCGGAGGCGGCGGCCGACCGGCTGGTCCGGCTCCAGGCGGCGCTGGTGTCGGAGGGCATCCAGCCGCCGGCCGTCCTGGCCGGGGCGTTGCGGCTGCAGGGCGGCATCCGGTTCGGCAGGGGCGACGCGGAGGGGGCGCTCACCTCGGCGAACCGGGCCGTGGACGTCCTGGACACGGCAGGCGGCGGCGGCGCGCCCATGGTCAGGGGGGCGTGCCTGGAGCTGGCCGGGCTGTGCCTGGCCGAGCTGCACGAGGACGACGCCGCCCGGGCGAGGCTGGCCGAGGGCACCGCGCTCATGGCCGGGCTCATGGCCGGGCTCATGGCCGGGCCCATGGCCGGGCACGGTCAGCCGCCCGCCGGCCTGGCGGGCACGCACCTGCTGGCGCTCGTGCGGCTGGCTCGGCTGCGGGCCCGTGAGGAGGGCGCGGCGGCCGGCTGCGTGTTGTACGCGCGGATCCTGGAGACGCGCCCGCTCCCCCAGGGTGACGTCCTGCGCAGCCTGGTCGAGGACCTGGCGCGCTACGTCGGCGACCTGGCGGACGGCGCCGACCCGGCGGCGCTGGTGGCGCCGCTGGAGGCGTTCACCGGCGACCTCGAACGCCAGGTCCCGCTGACCGGCGAGCCCGAGCTGTACGACGAGTACGCCCGCTGCCTGTCCCGCCTGTCCGCGATCGCCGCCCAGGCCGGGGGGAGCGGCGAGGCGGCGGTGCGGGCGGCGCGGCTGGCGGTCCGCGTCCAGCGGGGCCTGGCGGCCGGGTCGCCGGCCCGGCGCGACCGGCTCGGCCTGGCGCTGGCCGCGCTCGCCCGGCTGGACCGCGCCGACCTCGCCGCCGCCGAGCAGGCGGTCATCGCCTTGGACGGCGACGGGCGCAACGGCAGGGAGTCGGCCGCCGTGCTCACGCTCTACGCCGCCGAGCTGCTGGAGCGCGGCCGGGCGGTGGAGTCGCTGGCGCACTGCGAGCACGCCGCCGACCTGTGCGACGAGCTGGACGACCCGGCCGTCGCCGCTGCCGCGTACGGGCAGCTCGGCGCGGCGCTCGCGGCCCTGGACCGGCCGCAGGCGGCGCTGGAGGCGATCACCTGGTCGCTCGCCGAGGTGGACCGGGCCAGGGAGCGGGGCCAGGAGCTGCCGCATGTCCGGGCCCAGGCCCTGCACGTGCGGGGGCGGGCGCTGCGGGCCCAGGGCAGGACGCAGGAGGCGCTGACCCACCTGGTGGAGGCCGTGCGGCTTTACACCCGGCTGTCCAGGCCGGCCGCCGCCGAGGCGGCCGCGACGGTCGCCGACGACCTGCTGGCGGCCGGGCGGGCGCGGGAGGCCGCCGAGTACGCCGCGATCGCCGCCGCGGGGCAGCGGGAGGACACGGTCAAGGGCGCGCTGGCCCTTCAGCGGCTGGCCAGGTGCCACCTGATGCTGGGCGAGCTGGCGGAGGCGAACGCGCTGGTGGAGCGGCTGATCCCGCTGGCCAGGCGGTCGCCCGGCGATCTGACGTACCGGGCGGTCCTGGCCGACTCGCTGGCGCAGAGCGCGGAGCTGCTGCCGCTGCTGCGGCTGGACGGCGGCGGCGAGGCCGAGGCGCGGGCCCGCGAGGCCGTCGCGACCTACGACGAGCTGCTGACGTCCGGCATGGACGCCGGGGCGCTGCACACCAGCCGGGCGGGCGCGTGCCTGGCGCTGGCGGCCGCGCTGCGCCTGCGCGGGCAGGCGGCGGAGGCGGTGCGGCCGCTGCGGGAGGCGGTCGGCGCGCTCGAACGGTTCGCGCCGGGCGACCCGCCGCTGTCCGGGCTGCTGGCGCGGGCGATGCTCATGCTGGGCGACGCGCTGATGGAGGCGGAGCGGCCGCTGGAGGCGGGCCTGGTCTTCCACCGCGCCACGCAGGTGACGCGGGACGTGCCGAGCCGGGCGGTGGCGCACGCCCGGCTCGGGTTCTGCCAGCAGGAGCTGGGCAGGGACGACGCCGCCGACGCGGCGCTGCGGGTCGCCGCCGGCCTGCTGGCCGAGCTGCTGGCTCCGCAGACGCGCCCCGAGGGCCCGGCGAGGGGTCGGGACGAGGGTCCGGCGGAGCGGCGGGACGAGGGCCTGGTGGAGCTGCTGCGCGAGGTGCTGCGCGGCCGGCTGCGGCTGCTGGAGCGGGCGGGCGGCAGGCGGGGCGAGGCGCGCCAGGTCGAGGCCGACCTGCGCGCGCTCACCCGCCCCGCCCGTTAG
- a CDS encoding acyl-CoA synthetase, which yields MEFNHADLFEGVADAIPDRVAAICGDDRRTYAELDAEANRLAHYLTGLGVRAGEHVGLQLYNGVPYLAGMMAALKIRAVPINVNYRYVESELLYLYRDADLRALVYDVEFEPRVAAVVADAPLLEHLVAVGGPPSIGSAVPYGTALERGKPERGFPPRSGQDVYIIYTGGTTGMPKGAMWRVEDLFFGFGGGNPGGEPRATPQEVVEAAEQSGPMTMMAVPPLMHGAAQMATFITWCLGGTMVYVRKFDPDEVWRTVERERVFTMNITGDAMARPLAEAFAAGSYDVSSLFIVSSTGAILSGAVRDRLQELLPNIMILDNFGSTESGFTASGVAGSSPEKGLRYQPNSVVRLAVLDEAGRPVEPGSGQLGTVARSGRVAFGYYNDPDKTARTFVTDEQGTRWLLTGDLATVDPDGTVNVFGRGSQCINTGGEKVFPEEVEAVLKGHPGVFDAVVTGVPDERWGNRVAAVVEPRPGVELTAAELDAHCRAALSGYKVPRSYAFVAEMVRSPAGKADYRWARETVQAQEP from the coding sequence ATGGAGTTCAACCACGCGGACCTGTTCGAAGGCGTGGCCGACGCGATCCCCGACCGGGTCGCGGCGATCTGCGGCGACGACCGCCGCACGTACGCCGAGCTGGACGCCGAGGCCAACCGGCTCGCCCACTACCTCACCGGCCTCGGCGTGCGCGCCGGCGAGCACGTCGGGCTGCAGCTCTACAACGGCGTGCCGTACCTCGCCGGGATGATGGCCGCGCTGAAGATCCGGGCCGTGCCGATCAACGTCAACTACCGCTACGTCGAGTCCGAGCTGCTCTACCTCTACCGCGACGCCGACCTGCGGGCGCTGGTCTACGACGTCGAGTTCGAGCCGCGCGTGGCCGCCGTGGTCGCCGACGCGCCGCTGCTGGAGCACCTGGTCGCGGTGGGCGGGCCCCCGTCGATCGGCTCCGCCGTGCCGTACGGGACCGCGCTGGAGCGCGGCAAGCCGGAACGGGGCTTCCCGCCGCGCTCCGGCCAGGACGTGTACATCATCTACACCGGCGGCACCACCGGCATGCCCAAGGGCGCGATGTGGCGGGTGGAGGACCTGTTCTTCGGCTTCGGCGGCGGCAACCCGGGCGGCGAGCCGCGCGCCACGCCGCAGGAGGTCGTGGAGGCGGCGGAGCAGTCCGGCCCCATGACGATGATGGCCGTGCCGCCCCTCATGCACGGGGCCGCGCAGATGGCCACGTTCATCACCTGGTGCCTGGGCGGGACCATGGTGTACGTGCGCAAGTTCGACCCCGACGAGGTCTGGCGCACGGTTGAGCGCGAGCGCGTGTTCACCATGAACATCACCGGCGACGCCATGGCGCGCCCGCTGGCCGAGGCGTTCGCCGCCGGCTCCTACGACGTCTCGTCGTTGTTCATCGTCAGCTCGACCGGCGCCATCCTGTCGGGCGCGGTGCGCGACCGCCTCCAGGAGCTGCTGCCGAACATCATGATCCTGGACAACTTCGGCTCCACCGAGTCCGGCTTCACCGCCTCCGGCGTCGCCGGGTCCTCCCCGGAGAAGGGCCTGCGCTACCAGCCGAACTCCGTGGTCCGGCTGGCCGTCCTGGACGAGGCCGGCCGGCCGGTCGAGCCCGGCTCCGGGCAGCTCGGCACCGTCGCCCGGTCCGGACGGGTGGCGTTCGGCTACTACAACGACCCGGACAAGACCGCCCGCACGTTCGTCACCGACGAGCAGGGCACCCGCTGGCTGCTCACCGGCGACCTCGCCACCGTCGACCCGGACGGGACGGTCAACGTGTTCGGGCGCGGCTCGCAGTGCATCAACACCGGCGGGGAGAAGGTGTTCCCCGAGGAGGTCGAGGCGGTGCTCAAGGGCCATCCCGGCGTGTTCGACGCGGTGGTGACCGGGGTGCCGGACGAGCGGTGGGGCAACCGGGTGGCGGCGGTCGTCGAGCCGCGGCCCGGGGTCGAGCTCACCGCGGCGGAGCTGGACGCGCACTGCCGGGCGGCGTTGTCGGGGTACAAGGTGCCGCGGTCGTACGCGTTCGTCGCGGAGATGGTCCGCTCCCCGGCCGGTAAGGCGGACTACCGGTGGGCCCGCGAGACCGTCCAGGCCCAGGAGCCCTAA
- a CDS encoding thiolase domain-containing protein produces MGNRCAVIGVGQTHYTTRRRDVSIAGLVREAAVRALEDAGLTFKDIDAVVIGKAPDLFEGVMMPEAYLADALGAAGKPMMRVHTAGSVGGSTALVGASLVQGGVHDRVLVVAFEKQSESNATWALSTHLPFNASLVVGAGGYFAPHIREYMRRTGAPGHIGTLVAVKDRLNALKNPYAHLRIPGIDQKMVESTPMLWEPIRYLETCPSSDGACAMVLASEPAVTGTPAWVHGTAMRSEPIFRAGRDTVSPQAGKDCAADVYRQAGITDPRRQIDVAEVYVPFSWYEPMWLENLGFCAEGEGWKLTESGATALDGDTPWNASGGVLSSNPIGASGLIRFAEAALQVRGMAGEHQVDGARTALGHAYGGGAQFFAMWIVGREKL; encoded by the coding sequence ATGGGCAACCGCTGTGCGGTCATCGGCGTCGGGCAGACGCACTACACCACCCGCCGCCGGGACGTCTCGATCGCCGGGCTGGTGCGCGAGGCGGCGGTGCGGGCGCTGGAGGACGCCGGGCTGACGTTCAAGGACATCGACGCCGTCGTCATCGGCAAGGCCCCCGACCTGTTCGAGGGCGTGATGATGCCGGAGGCGTACCTGGCCGACGCGCTCGGCGCGGCCGGCAAGCCGATGATGCGCGTCCACACGGCGGGCAGCGTCGGCGGCTCCACCGCGCTGGTCGGCGCCTCGCTCGTGCAGGGCGGGGTGCACGACCGGGTGCTGGTCGTGGCGTTCGAGAAGCAGTCGGAGTCCAACGCGACATGGGCGCTGTCCACGCACCTGCCGTTCAACGCCTCGCTCGTGGTGGGGGCGGGCGGCTACTTCGCGCCGCACATCCGCGAGTACATGCGCAGGACCGGCGCGCCCGGCCACATCGGCACCCTCGTCGCCGTCAAGGACCGGCTGAACGCGCTGAAGAACCCGTACGCGCACCTCAGGATCCCCGGCATCGACCAGAAGATGGTGGAGTCCACGCCGATGCTCTGGGAGCCGATCCGCTACCTCGAGACCTGCCCGTCCAGCGACGGCGCGTGCGCGATGGTGCTCGCCTCCGAGCCGGCCGTCACCGGCACGCCCGCCTGGGTGCACGGCACCGCCATGCGCTCCGAGCCGATCTTCCGCGCCGGCCGCGACACCGTCAGCCCGCAGGCCGGCAAGGACTGCGCCGCCGACGTCTACCGGCAGGCCGGCATCACCGACCCGCGCCGGCAGATCGACGTGGCCGAGGTCTACGTCCCCTTCTCCTGGTACGAGCCCATGTGGCTGGAGAACCTGGGCTTCTGCGCCGAGGGCGAGGGCTGGAAGCTGACCGAGTCCGGCGCGACCGCCCTCGACGGCGACACCCCCTGGAACGCCTCCGGCGGCGTGCTGTCCAGCAACCCGATCGGCGCCTCCGGCCTCATCAGGTTCGCCGAGGCCGCGCTCCAGGTGCGCGGCATGGCCGGCGAGCACCAGGTGGACGGCGCCCGCACCGCGCTCGGCCACGCCTACGGCGGCGGCGCCCAGTTCTTCGCCATGTGGATCGTCGGACGGGAGAAACTCTGA
- a CDS encoding lipid-transfer protein, which yields MREVAIVAFAQTRHTGHDTGLSEPELILPVINEVKERTGLRRFGFTCSGSCDYLAGAPFSFVSALDALGAWPPISESHVEMDAAWALYEAWVRLQHGDLDSALVYGFGKSSLGDLRTIMTLQLDPYYLAPLGLDQLSYAGLQASALGAEREELAEIVRRSRADGRANPYALDLPDPEGDDGLVAPPVTDGAAAVVLAAGDLATRLTSSPAWISGLAHRIEPHYLGMRDLARSASAADAARAAGVGKGPVEVAELHAQFAHEEIILREALELTGDTVINPSGGPLAANPVMATGLIRIGEAAQRILDGRNHRTVAHAAGGPCLQHNLVTVLEG from the coding sequence ATGAGAGAGGTAGCGATCGTCGCGTTCGCGCAGACGCGGCACACCGGCCACGACACCGGGCTCAGCGAGCCCGAGCTGATCCTGCCCGTCATCAACGAGGTCAAGGAGCGCACCGGGCTCCGCCGCTTCGGCTTCACCTGCTCAGGGAGCTGCGACTACCTGGCCGGCGCGCCGTTCTCGTTTGTCTCGGCGCTGGACGCCCTCGGCGCTTGGCCGCCGATCTCCGAGAGCCACGTCGAGATGGACGCCGCCTGGGCCCTGTACGAGGCATGGGTGCGCCTCCAGCACGGCGACCTGGACTCGGCCCTGGTGTACGGGTTCGGCAAGTCGTCCCTCGGCGACCTGCGCACCATCATGACGCTCCAGCTCGACCCGTACTACCTGGCCCCGCTCGGCCTCGACCAGCTCTCCTACGCGGGCCTGCAGGCGTCCGCGCTCGGCGCGGAGCGCGAGGAGCTGGCCGAGATCGTCCGCCGCAGCCGGGCCGACGGGCGGGCGAACCCGTACGCGCTGGACCTGCCCGACCCCGAAGGCGACGACGGCCTGGTCGCGCCGCCCGTCACCGACGGCGCCGCCGCGGTCGTGCTGGCCGCCGGCGACCTCGCCACCCGCCTCACCTCCAGCCCCGCCTGGATCAGCGGCCTCGCGCACCGCATAGAACCCCACTACCTGGGTATGCGAGACCTCGCCCGGTCGGCCTCCGCGGCCGATGCCGCACGAGCCGCGGGGGTCGGCAAGGGCCCCGTCGAGGTGGCCGAGCTGCACGCCCAGTTCGCGCACGAGGAGATCATCCTGCGCGAGGCGCTGGAGCTGACCGGCGACACCGTGATCAACCCCTCCGGCGGCCCGCTCGCCGCCAACCCCGTCATGGCCACCGGCCTCATCCGCATCGGCGAGGCCGCCCAGCGCATCCTCGACGGCCGCAACCACCGGACCGTCGCGCACGCCGCCGGCGGCCCCTGCCTGCAGCACAACCTCGTCACCGTCCTGGAGGGCTGA
- a CDS encoding Zn-ribbon domain-containing OB-fold protein, giving the protein MPSDPLVAQHVLEFPGGYTRTTGPVVGRFLSELRARRLVGVRTAEGRVLVPPLEYDPATGEPVTGEYVEVGPAGTVTAWTWVAEPLAAHPLDGPFAWALIELDGADTALVHAVAAENVKAMETGMRVWPVWRDRPTGHITDIEHFAPEVTKIVSPVRAEYRLQAGGSLRVFLEGVARGVLLGGRCERCAKVYVPYRASCPECGGIIADTRELPDTGTITTFAINNLPDPRAPEVPFVSAYILLDGADIPMIALVADVPAHEVRQGMRVKAVWVPESERTASMANIRWFAPTGEPDVELS; this is encoded by the coding sequence GTGCCATCTGATCCGCTGGTCGCTCAGCACGTCCTGGAGTTCCCCGGCGGCTATACCCGTACGACCGGGCCGGTGGTCGGCCGCTTCCTCAGCGAGCTGCGAGCCCGCCGCCTGGTGGGCGTGCGCACCGCCGAGGGGCGCGTGCTGGTGCCGCCCCTGGAGTACGACCCCGCCACCGGCGAGCCCGTCACCGGCGAGTACGTCGAGGTCGGCCCGGCCGGCACGGTCACCGCCTGGACGTGGGTGGCCGAGCCGCTGGCGGCCCACCCGCTGGACGGCCCCTTCGCCTGGGCGCTGATCGAGCTGGACGGCGCGGACACGGCCCTGGTGCACGCGGTGGCCGCCGAGAACGTCAAGGCGATGGAGACCGGCATGCGGGTGTGGCCGGTCTGGCGCGACCGGCCCACCGGCCACATCACCGACATCGAGCACTTCGCCCCCGAGGTCACCAAGATCGTCTCGCCGGTGCGCGCGGAGTACCGGCTCCAGGCCGGCGGCTCGCTGCGGGTCTTCCTGGAGGGCGTGGCGCGCGGCGTGCTGCTCGGCGGGCGCTGCGAGCGCTGCGCGAAGGTGTACGTGCCGTACCGGGCGTCCTGCCCCGAGTGCGGAGGAATCATCGCGGACACCCGCGAACTTCCCGACACCGGGACGATCACCACGTTCGCCATCAACAACCTGCCCGACCCGCGCGCCCCCGAAGTGCCCTTCGTGTCGGCGTACATCCTGCTCGACGGGGCCGACATCCCGATGATCGCGCTGGTCGCGGACGTGCCCGCGCACGAGGTGCGGCAGGGCATGCGCGTCAAGGCCGTGTGGGTGCCCGAGAGCGAGCGCACGGCGTCCATGGCGAACATCCGCTGGTTCGCCCCCACCGGCGAGCCCGACGTGGAGCTGTCATGA
- a CDS encoding acyl-CoA synthetase, translating into MGTLGFWRLAQADPGWIAAVDPDGTEHRAGDLLARANRLVHGLRDELGLQPGDGVCGLAPNGADGLVLYLAALQAGWYYTPVNWHLTGPEIAYIVSDSEAKAFFVHPRFLAEGGRAAEAIAPERRFVLGESADGFRPVRELTDGRPDTAPPGRTAGLTMHYTSGTTGKPKGVRRPLSGLDPDDAAELMTFLLGLFGVTPGRPNAHLVTSPSYHTAVTQFGGTALHMGHTLVYMDRFDAEELLRLCERHGVTSSHMVPTHFKRLLALPEETRNKYDLSSLKWMIHAAAPCPVPVKWAMLEWWGDCVYEYYAATEGGGTLATPEAWKAHPGTVGNAWPISELLIVDEHGEPVPTRTPGTIYMKMLGASFEYKGDPEKTAANRLKDFFTVGDVGYLDEDGFLYLCDRKADMIISGGANIYPAEIENELMIHPKVADVAVFGIPDEEWGEQIKAVVEPAPGCEPGPELAAELLASLEGRLARMKWPRTVDFIAEMPREPNGKLLKRKLRDPYWEGRDRAI; encoded by the coding sequence ATGGGCACGCTCGGTTTCTGGAGGCTCGCTCAGGCCGATCCCGGGTGGATCGCGGCCGTGGACCCCGACGGTACGGAGCACCGGGCCGGCGACCTCCTGGCCCGGGCGAACCGGCTCGTCCACGGACTGCGCGACGAGCTAGGGCTCCAGCCGGGCGACGGCGTCTGCGGCCTGGCCCCGAACGGGGCGGACGGCCTGGTGCTCTACCTGGCCGCGCTTCAGGCCGGTTGGTACTACACGCCGGTCAACTGGCACCTCACCGGGCCCGAGATCGCCTACATCGTCTCCGACAGCGAGGCCAAGGCGTTCTTCGTCCACCCGCGTTTCCTGGCGGAGGGCGGCAGGGCGGCCGAGGCCATCGCCCCCGAGCGCCGTTTCGTGCTGGGGGAGAGCGCCGACGGGTTCCGGCCGGTGCGGGAGCTGACCGACGGCCGCCCGGACACCGCGCCCCCCGGCCGCACCGCCGGCCTGACCATGCACTACACCTCCGGCACCACCGGCAAGCCCAAGGGCGTGCGCCGCCCGCTCAGCGGCCTCGACCCGGACGACGCGGCCGAGCTGATGACGTTCCTGCTGGGCCTGTTCGGCGTCACCCCGGGCCGCCCCAACGCGCACCTGGTCACCTCGCCGAGCTACCACACCGCCGTCACCCAGTTCGGCGGCACCGCCCTGCACATGGGCCACACGCTCGTCTACATGGACCGCTTCGACGCCGAGGAGCTGCTGCGCCTGTGCGAGCGGCACGGCGTCACCAGCTCGCACATGGTCCCGACGCACTTCAAGCGGCTGCTCGCGCTGCCGGAGGAGACGCGGAACAAGTACGACCTGTCCTCGCTGAAGTGGATGATCCACGCCGCCGCCCCCTGTCCCGTCCCGGTGAAATGGGCGATGTTGGAGTGGTGGGGCGACTGCGTGTACGAGTACTACGCGGCCACCGAGGGCGGCGGCACCCTCGCCACGCCCGAGGCGTGGAAGGCGCACCCCGGCACGGTCGGCAACGCCTGGCCGATCAGCGAGCTGCTGATCGTGGACGAGCACGGCGAGCCGGTGCCGACCCGCACTCCCGGCACCATCTACATGAAGATGCTGGGCGCCTCGTTCGAGTACAAGGGCGACCCGGAGAAGACCGCCGCCAACCGCCTCAAGGACTTCTTCACCGTCGGCGACGTCGGCTACCTCGACGAGGACGGCTTCCTCTACCTCTGCGACCGCAAGGCCGACATGATCATCTCGGGCGGCGCGAACATCTACCCCGCCGAGATCGAGAACGAGCTGATGATCCACCCGAAGGTGGCGGACGTGGCCGTGTTCGGCATCCCGGACGAGGAGTGGGGCGAGCAGATCAAGGCCGTCGTCGAGCCCGCCCCCGGCTGCGAGCCGGGCCCCGAGCTGGCCGCCGAGCTGCTGGCCTCCCTGGAGGGCAGGCTGGCCAGGATGAAGTGGCCGAGGACCGTCGACTTCATCGCCGAGATGCCCCGCGAGCCGAACGGCAAGCTGCTCAAACGCAAGCTCCGCGACCCGTACTGGGAGGGACGAGACCGTGCCATCTGA